Part of the Triticum urartu cultivar G1812 chromosome 2, Tu2.1, whole genome shotgun sequence genome, CAGATGGCTCGTGATTCATGAAGTTTCTAATTTGTGTCAGTCTCTTTGCTGGACCGACAGATCAGAGAGACTTCCTCTATCTTAACTTATTTACATTATACTGGTGATAGAACAGTATGTATGCTCAATTTTGCATTATTCCTATGTGGTATTAGTAGCGTATATGGTACTTCTTTTAGCCGATGTTGAATTGACACATACGGAGAAGTGTCTTCATATTTCACATGCAGACATGCATACCTTTTACAACATCCCCAGGCTGtaagttctattttcctctttaCTCATGTGTCAACCATGGAGGAGGAGTTGTTGAAGTTGAACTACTAATCAGGAGCTTCCTTCTCTAATTTAGGCTGTAATTTGCCTATGTGGTTGTGTCAATCGATTGAATAAGTTTATCTGATGAGATGATGTTTCAGGTTTCAACCCTTGGTCAGGGAAGAGACGTAAGATCATATCGAACATGTATGACCAGGGCGAGGGACCAATCCATTTGTGTTATCGTCCGAAAATAAGATGATCTGTATCTCATCAGAAATTTCTCCGGTATGATGATTTCAATTATTTTGTACCTAGGTGGCTAGGTGATTTTTGTGACTGCTTGCCTCAGATGGTCTCGCCTTACATGCTATTTAATTTTCTCTTCATGACTTCTGTTTTGTAACTTCAAATTATTGACGTGTATGATCACTGGTCCCATTTTCTGATGCACAAGTGGTAACTTTGCTAATATCACCCATCCTATGTGTATTTGGTCTGGTGAATTTACGGATTTGTTTTACTGCTAAAATTTGATAGCTTTGTGATTTATGGTGCTCAGTCTACTTGATCGAAGACAAGGGCTGCTGCGCATGGAAAATGATTAAAAAAATTGCGCTAGTAGTACCAATGTGTGGGCTTTCTCCATTCTTGCAGTAACTTTGTACTTTGGCTATGTGGTGGCATCTACATTATGAGCAATTGGGCACATTGGTTCTGTTTTTGGAAAATAAAATTGTACTAGAATGTGCTATTTAAAGATGAGGGTCTGCATAGCTATCTTCGTATTGGCAAACTTTCCTATAACTTGACGATTCAATGTTGATATTGTGAATTATATATCTTCATTTCTATAGGCGTAGTGAAACATTTATTCTTTCGAAATATCTAAACTTCTCCTGTGCAAAGGAATTAATACAAAATTGTAAGTTCGCCTAAAATGGTACATTGTTAATATTACTCTTGCACAAATGTTTCATGATAAGCACCTATGAAAAACTATTTTTATATGATACGATTCTTATTCTATATGATGTACTTATATCCTCTATGGCATGAATGTAGATGGAAGCATATCACTTAAATTGCAAAATTGTGCGAGAAAATCCAGTATACTAcctccgttccaaaaataagtggtttcaattcaaatttaaactaaaaccacgacacttaACTTTTTGGTGGAGTTAGTAAACAAATGTATACAAGTTGCCTTATATTCCTAACAACTAAGTGTCAAAATAGACGGGCGCAGCAACGCGCACCATCAAAGATCTAACTGTAAAGATGCTCGGTAGCAATCTTTCTGTAAGTGGAGAACTTTTAGAGAAGCACCTCCCGCTAATCCTAAAAATATTAATTAAATTTAAATCAGCCTAGGGAGCTAGAGAACGACAGAGCAACCAGCTGCAATATATTAGATACACATCGACAGATATGAATATATCTGACCCGGCTCTCGAGCCGTCAGTGCGAATCAAATTTCAAATAGAAAAGAAATAAAAGACAATTGCACCACGGATTACCTTTTGTTACCGAATCATCAAAATTAAAATATGCGAAGCGTGGTTCACGTGGTGTGCCAACTTGTCAAAGTGCGTGATTGGCACGAGATAGGGAGCGGCGTGAAACGTGGTTAACGTGGTGCGCAGATCATCATGTATAAATACGTACTACACATGAGGGCACTCTCCACACAGCTAGCTAGCGCCAACAATGTGGTTCTCTGCGTTGCTGGCTACTATAGTAGCAACGACGGTGCTCGCCATTCATGTGGTGCACATCCTGCACAAACACACCCGAAAGAGAGTTTCTCCTACATGGCCACCCGGCCCTGCCGGACACCCCATCCTCGGCAACTTGGTCTATGTCATCGGGCCGCTCCGCAACAACCCACACACCGCGCTCGCCACCCTCGCCCAAACCTATGGACCCATCATGTCCCTCCGTCTTGGTCTGACCCGCAACATCGTCGTGGTGTCATCCGCTGCTGCGGCTCATGAGGCCCTTGCCAAGAATGACGCAGCGCTCGCGTCCCGGCTTGTGCCGGACACCGTCCGCTCCATGTCATACGGCGCGACATCCATGGTCTTCCTTCCAAGCTCGAACCCGCTGTGGAAGCAGGACCGTGCCATCATGGGCGCCCGCTTCTCATCCAGTCGGGGCTTGGACACGATCCGGCCCATCTTGGAATGCCATGCAGGGCGTCTCACCGAGTACTTGAGGGCATGCTCTGGCACCGGCATGCCGGTCATAATCAGGGAGGCCGTGAACCGCACGGTACTCAATGTCATATCCAACATCCTCTTCTCCGAGGATGTGGTGGACTTGCACGTACGCACCGGGGGCCCAACCTTTCAGGGGACTCATAGTGCCGGTACTAGAGGAGTGGTCAAAATCCAACGTCTCTGACGCCTTCCCATTCCTCGCACCAATTGACCACCTCCTCGGCTCGCGTCGCCGCATCTCCATAAATCTCGCCAAACTGTTCAACTTCTTTGACCAAGAGATCGTTCAGCGCCGATTAGCTAGAACTGGCAGTGGCAGTGGCAGTGAGAAGAACAACGACGTGCTGGACATTCTCCTCGAGCGGCACGCCATGTCCAAGCTCACTCGGCAAGAAATCATCACGTTCCTAACAGTACGTATGTTCATCGAGTacttgttttgcttacaaatatTGTATGTATGTGGAATGTTCATTTATTTTATTTCTGTACAGGATATGTTCATCGCTGCAAGTGACACGAGCACGGTGACAGTGCAGTGGGCTATGGCGCAACTACTGCGCCACCCAGAGAAGATGGATAAGGTGCGCAATGAGCTCGCAGCGTGCGTTGGAGTTAGGTCCAGTGACTTTGTGAAGGAGAGCGACCTCGACAACCGGGAAAGTATCTGGTGCACCGGTCCTTGTGGTGCTACCGGTGCACCGGACACCGTATCACGTTAgaaaatatttcaaaaaaaactgaaaaaaaatGCAATATATTGACATAACATTGGTCTATGTTgttgcaaaatttcaactcaaaATTCGAAACATTGCATGAGATACAAAAATGATAAATTTGGCATCAATGTGATAATGGGCCAAATCTTAAAGCCCAACTTATGTTATGTACTATTTAGTGTCAACTTTGTGATCTTTTTACCTCAAGAAATATTTCGAATTTTGACTTGAAATTTTGCGACAATATAGATCGATGTTGTAAGAATGTGCtgatttttttcaatttttttcaaaCAATTTTAAATGCAATATGATAGTCCGGTGCACCGGTAGCACCACAAGCCCCGGTGCACCGGATACTTTCCCCCTGATGGCATGGCGCCCGAGGATATTGACCTCGAGGACCGCTATGGcactgtgctgaatcttgctacGCCACTCCATGCCGTGCCAGTGTCCGCCGTGTGACGTGCATGGTTACTCCAAGACCATTATCTGCCGACATATTTCTTTTGAAAAAACATGTAATCTTTCCTATACTATTCCTAAATTATCTCCTGTAGAGGCTTCCTACCCTTTAAGTCTTGTAATCTACATATAGTTATATACTAGCCTGCGAGGCTCAGCAATACAACAAGCGATTCCACCAATTGTCTCCTCGCTAACCCTCTTACATAAAATATTGATACAGAAGAGAAACTCAATGTCCCGGATAGGGAAATCAATTATTCCATAAAATCAAGTAATTTTTTATCAATATCTTGTGGCCTTGTTTAATTATTGAGATGCTATTATCTGCCACATAGTTTTGTTGGAAAAAACTTATAAGGCTTGTAAAGTTCAACTAGTCCAACAAGAATATTGGCTTGGAAGAGAAAATTGAATATTTCCCAGGCAGGGAAATCAACTATTCCATAAAATTCGAGTACTTTTCTTAACTATTTCACCATCTTTTTCGATCATGTGGTGACAACGAGAGATGGATGATTCCGTACAGTTGGATTTTAACACAACGATAAGAAAAGTAAGAGATTCTTGGTGACAATAGTTCGGCAGATGAATAGATAGTGCATTACTTATTTCGGTGCAAGTTTGTTTACGTCCTGTGCAACGCCATTGGTATAGGCCATGTAGACGTTCAGTTTGGAGTTTGCTTTATTTCACGGGGAACATGTCTGTGCAAGTTTGGGTCATCTGGAACATGTGTGCTTCCCTATACCTGTCTTGGCTGCCAAAACAAGATCAGAACTAGATCAGATAAATTAGACAATTAGTATGCACATAACTTGAATTATTATTTTTGAACCGGGCATAACCCCTTTCCGttacttgcataacaaatatacaTCAGTTCATTTGACACCAAGGAAACCTAGAATGGGGAAAGCGAGTTCAATGCATCACTGGGAAACCCACGGTAAACATAACTTGAATATTAATCACCCCGCAAAAGGAACTTGAATATTAATATGTTAAAGAAAAAGATTATGATCACATCATTAACAGTAGCTACCTCATTAAATGTTACCTATGTAAGCTTCGTCAATTAGTAGTAGTTCCGTTGCTCTAGTTTTGTGGCCTGTTGGTGGCTTGTTAGCAGAGAGAAATTCTGTTGATATATGGGaaaatttattcttaatgacGATACTGAAAACTTTCAGTAATCCCGATAGGGTGATGCGCAAGACCGGAAGTACAAGAGGGGATTGCATACACgacgtttacccaggttcgagccctcgtAGTAGAGGTAacaccctactcctgctttggtttGAGTCTTACCAGAGAGGTAACACCCTGCTCCTGCTTTGCTTTGAACCTTGCCGCCCCACGATCCACGCACGCATTCATCTCCATGAAACAGCATGAAAAATACACATGAAATAGCAGCATTGACCATTCCTAATTCTGCGACTTCCATTACCAAGCAAAAGGCCAAGAAGGTGCTAGATGTATGCTTAATCTCCCCATCGCAGATTGCATTGCAAATGTGCCAGGCAGACTTGCTGGTGCTCCTTGAGCATCTAGTTGTACACCTCAACGGTAGTTTCGTGGCCATGCATGACGTGGCACCATCGGTCGAGCGCGGCATCACCGGGCCAGGCGGTCTACCGGCACCCGCCCTTTCAGCACGGACATGACGAGACGGATCCTATATATTCATGTTGAGCTTGCCGACGCGAGCCGCACGAATGCAGCCGAGGAGGCCGTGGTAGTGCACCACGCCGAATATCACCTTATCTAGGATGTGGAACTTGCCATGCCCGCGCTGTGAGCGTGTAGATCGTTGTCTCGAACACATGTGCGCTGATGTCCACCAGGATGCGGCTGGATGGACGGCTGCCTGTGGCGTGCATATTGCTGGTTGTGTAGAAAACTTCTGTCGAGGGGAACTGACTGTGGGTTAGAAAAATATGTACATCTCATTTTAAGGTTGAGGTTAGCGTGACTAGGTCTAGCTATTTTCTTATTTTCGAGTTTTTACTATGACATTTATACTGACTGGAGAAAAGGGGGGAAATGTGGCAAAAAAAGGTTCTTAACTCAAGAACAATATTTCACTGCCAACGCATGCAAAATCTCAATGGATGAGACCtatagatttctttcttatgcgTCCATTGTAGAAGAAACGCTATGTGCATAATCTAAATGATCATGGTCTCATATATTTTTCAATCATGGTTGCATTATATGTTCTTTTATACGCTCAAGACATTTTTTTTCTCAATTTCCTGCTGCAATGTGTGGGGTATCTATTAGTATAAATTAAAACAAGGGCACCAATACTTGGTCTAGTCCTATCTATTTTCTGCAGTCAACTCTACGTATTGGTTGATTCATATAAATAAGCGGGAGTTGTTACTTGCTTGTTGCTCGCGGCAACAATGAAATTTTTTGACTTTTCAAATTGCTATTTATTTTTAAGCCAGCACCCTGGCGTGTCAAGTTAGCTAGCTGTTGTTTTTGGTCAAATTGAATAAATGTTATATACAAGGCACATCAACTTGTGAATCTAGATAGCTGGAGGGTGAGGGGTTCAACGTTCTTTTTCTGCTTGCCTCCGCCGACTCTTTAAGGAAGTTTTCCCATCTTTATCTCTTTCCTCCTCCACAAGAAAAGCTCTTCTCCTCCCGTCGGCGCCGCCGTCGTTCCGTCCCATCTTCCGATGCCCACTAGGCCATGGAGGTGCTGAGGATCTCGGCCCCCCGCCGGCGGGAGGGACCCCGTTCTCGTTCTTGTTAGAGTCAGCATCTTGGTTGGGGATGTGTGGCGGCGGCGATGTCCTTTAGTAGGAATAATGTCTCTCATGTTCTATCCCCGGTCCGATGGTGCGTCTAGCATCGTCGGAGGGCGTGTGGAGATTTGTCTCCCTCAGATCTTGCGGGATTTGGTCCGTGCTGGTCTTCGGTGGATCTATTTGGATCCGGTCTCCGTTCGTCTTCATTTAGGTGTTTACAGGTTTGATCCTTCTGATCTACGACTTTCTTCATTGACGATGGTTGCTACTCTGGTGCGCTGGTCCTTTGGggtcttagcacgacgacttcccgactgtctactacaacaatgTTGGTCCGACTTCggtgagggaggggcgatgacggcggcgacAGACATGGTTGTAATTTTTATTACTTCTGTTATTTTTTGTACTcccatgattgaagatgaatagattggaagtttCTCACAAAAAAAGGAAGTTATCCAATCACTCTCGGGCCGGCTGGCACCAACCAAGGGGAGGCGGGGCTCCCTCCAATCATTCGAAGAGCTGAGATCTCCTAAAGGAAAAAATAGCTACTCCCTCCACCTTTCTATGGCCTAATGCATTTTTTTAGACTGCCTTTGGCTATTCTAAATGCAAATAACTTTCTTTATAAATTGGTTAAAATTCATTAAATTTGACTTTCTAAAAATATTAGACACTGCATTAGGTAATGAATGGGGTGTAAGTTTTGTGAGAGCCACTTGTCGCGTAatttgcatgtcatatattattgctctaacacgTGATCAATGTTAATCTCAAAAACACATTTGGAGGATGGCGGCAAAGCCGGCAAAAGCAAGCAGGAGAGGGtgtactgctgctgctgctgctgctatacgAACAATGACACTAAAACAATAAGAGAAGCAGCTAAATGTTTTGGGAACCAATGAATAAATGTTTTAAACAAAGGTGTAGTCATACATCAGGGCAAGCATGTAATAACGAGTTCAAGTAAGAGAAACGGTCAGTTTGACCACCATGGCTGCTAGCTTGAGTTGGCATATTATACTTTCCGTGGACTGCGGGAGCTCACTCGTGGATAAAAATCAACCAAAAGGAATGCCGTAGACATTATTGCAGGCTGATAACGATGAGAAAGATCATGGACTTGGCCTCCGGTGGACATTATTTACAGGCTTCTAGACACCCGATTGTTTCAAACTTCCGAACGTGATTTGATCAGGGGTGTGGCTAGATCATAGTTGACCGAGACTTAATCAAGTTTTAGTCAAGTGAGAAAACATATAAAGGAGAACAAAAAATTAAGAAAATTTTACACAGATCTCCGTGTAAGATTCCACGAATATAGCATCGACTAAACTTGGTTAAGTCTGAGGTTTAGCAATCCCGTTGACTAATAAACAACAGCTCTCTGCGATCCACCAATCGAGCCATTTAAATTCAGGACGTGGTCATTCGATGTAAAGAGGCACACACAAGAAGAATGGAGCCTGCAGCACTACCGTTGCTCTGGTCCGTTGTCCCCTTAATCATCGTACTCTTCTTACTTGTCATTAAAATCTACACCTCGTCTCCGGCGGGAAAGCGGCTGCCGCCGGGGCCATGGCAGCTGCCACTCGTAGGCAGCCTCCACCACTTCCTGCTGTCGCGCCATGGCGACCTGCCGCACCGTGTCCTGCGGGGGCTCTCTCGCAGGCACGTCCCGCTCATGCTGCTCCGCTTCGGTGCTGTGCCCACGCTGGTCGCCTCATCTGCCGAGGCTGCCAGGGAGGTCCTCAAGACGCATGACGCAGCCTTCGCCAGCCGCCACCTCACGCCAACGCTGGACATCTTCAGCCGCGGCGGCCAAGACATCCTCTTTGTTGGGACTAACCCTAGATAGCACGAACTGGTTTTCGGGGACAGAGGTAGAAGAAGAAGTAAACGCATAGGTGTTTTGCGGCGACAAACGCCTCGCTGACGAACAGTGTTTTTCTCCAGCTCAAACCGTGGCACGTACCACGTACATCCAACCAACTCAGATCGGCCTCTATTTATAGGCTGGCACACACGCCACCTCCCCTATTGTGATGCATGCTAACTAACCATGAAGTCTATCCGGCCAGCTAACAACTTATCCAGCTAACTAACTACATGCATGACTATCCTATCATGCCATGAAGCTAGCTAACCAACTAACCACCTGGACTAAACACTACGCGCTGGACTAACCAACTCGCCATGGCCACGACTGCACGCACACGCACGTACACCATCGtgacacacacgcacacacgtaCTCTGGGTGCATACCCATCACGGTTTATTTCTAACATTCTCCCCCTAAACCGTGACCTACAGGAGGCCAGGTTCTTCGTCGACATCGGCGAGGAGCACCTTCTCCTTCTTCGGCTGCCGGCAGTCACGGGAGAAGTGGCCACGAACGCCACAGTTGTAGCACTTCCCGCGCCGCCGTCTCGTGCCCGAGGCCACGCTGCTCGCACCGTCATCGTGGTCGAGGCCGCCGCCGCGCTGACGTTGCCGTGCCTCCCACTGGGCCGCTGTGAACATTAGCTGATCGCTGCCTCGTCCGCCGTTGTCCTGTGTGCGCCGACGTAAGCGTTCGTCGAACGCCTTGAGCCTACTCAACGCCTCCTCGAACGCCATCGTCTCCACGTCGCAGAACTGCTCGATCCCGGCCACCGCGGCATACAACCGATCAGGCACCGTGTCGAGCAGTTTTTTCACCATGGCGGCGTCACCGAGCGTCGAGCCGAGGCCAGCATACCTTGCTGCCATGCCGCCGATTTTGCCGGCGTACGCGTCCagcgcctccccctcctccatgCGCAGGTTGTCAAACTCGCCACGGAGAGTGGAGAGCCGCGCCGCCTGGACCCGATCAGCGCCGACGAACCTCGTCTTCAAGCTGGCCCACACCTCAGCCGCCGTCTTCTTCGTCGATACCTGCATCAACAAGTCTTCTGAGAGTGCACCGAACAGCACCGCCCTCGCCGTCTTGTTTTTCCCCGCGTCGACCGCCGCGTCGCCGGCCGGCGACACCGCTTCCCAGAGGTTCTGGGCGTCGAGGATGGCTTCGGCCTTGATCGCCCATACCGTGTAGTTGTCCGGTGTGAGCATCGGCATTGCCATGGACACCGTGCTCCCCCCGGCGCCGTGCGGGACGATCGCCATGGCCACGAGCAGAGGAACAAACGAGGCTCTGTATACCAATTGTTGGGACTAACCCTAGATAGCACGAACTGGTTTTCGGGGACAGAGGTAGAAGAAGAAGTAAACGCATAGGTGTTTTGCGGCGACAAACGCCTCGCTGACGAACAGCGTTTTTCTCCAGCTCAAACTGTGGCACGTACCACGTACATCCAACCAACTCAGATCGGCCTCTATTTATAGGCTGGCACACACGCCACCTCCCCTATTGTGATGCATGCTAACTAATCATGAAGTCTATCCGGCCAGCTAACAACTTATCCAGCTAACTAACTACATGCATGACTATCCTATCATGCCATGAAGCTAGCTAACCAACTAACCACCTGGACTAAACACTACGCGCTGGACTAACCAACTCGCCATGGCCACGACTGCACGCACACGCACGTACACCATCGtgacacacacgcacacacgtaCTCTGGGTGCATACCCATCACGGTTTATTTCTAACACTCTTCTCCCCCTAC contains:
- the LOC125534964 gene encoding oryzalexin E synthase-like translates to MSYPTSSSPRMWWTCTYAPGAQPFRGLIVPVLEEWSKSNVSDAFPFLAPIDHLLGSRRRISINLAKLFNFFDQEIVQRRLARTGSGSGSEKNNDVLDILLERHAMSKLTRQEIITFLTDMFIAASDTSTVTVQWAMAQLLRHPEKMDKVRNELAACVGVRSSDFVKESDLDNRESIWCTGPCGATGAPDTVSR